In Thalassospira sp. ER-Se-21-Dark, the genomic stretch CAAGCTATCTGGCCGATCTGATCGTTGCCATGGCGTTGCTGTGCGTATTGATCGGCGGGTTCCTGACCCGGTTTAGGGTTCACTTTGATCGCAAATCGGCTCAGGGCTGAGGGGATAGACCATGGAAATCATTGATATTCTTCTTGCCGCCAGCTTCTGGGAAGCCGCCATTCGCATCGCGACCCCATTGATCTTTGGCGTGCTGGGTGCGCTGATCTGCGAACGCGCCGGTGTTCTTAACCTTGGGATCGAGGGTATTTTTACCGCCGGTGCAATGGCCGGCTGGATGGCCGTGTGGCTTGGTGCCGGGCTTTGGGGTGGCGTTTTGGTTGCGGCCCTTGCGGGTGGCTTCTTTGGCCTGATCCATGCGATCCTGACCGTGCCACTGGGGCTCAGCCAGCATGTGTCAGGCATCGGGGTGACGTTGCTTGCCACCAGCCTGTCCTATTTCACCTATCGCACGGCATTGCCCGATGTTTCATCCCCGCCGCGGATCGAACCGTTCCGTCCGCTTGATATCCCGTTTCTTTCAGACCTGCCCTTCATCGGACAGGCGCTGTTTTCGCAAACGGCGATGACAATGCTGGCCCTTGTTCTGGTGTTAGTCACCGGCTGGGTTTTGTATCGCACACCGCTTGGTCTTGCGATCCGTGCGGTTGGCGACAACCCGTCCTCGGTCGAGGCACAGGGACTTTCGGTTTATGGCCTTCGCATCGGGGCGGTTGTGGTTGGATCTTCGCTGATGGCGCTCGGTGGGGCTTTTCTGACCATGTCTGCCTTTGATGCGTTCTTCTTTGGTATGATCAATGGCCGTGGCTGGGTTTGTATTGCGCTCACCGTATTTGCCAGCTGGCGTCCCGGAAAGGCCTTGATCGGGGCGTTGCTGTTTGGGGCATTTGATGCGTTTCAGGTCCGCCTGCAGACCGAGGTTGGCGCGTTCCTGCCATCGCAGGTTTTCCTGATGATGCCCTATATCCTGTCGATCATTGCGCTTATTGTTGTCGCCCGCAAAGCCGATTACCCCAAGGCGCTTCTTGTGCCATGGTTCAAGGGCCAGCGTTAAGCACTGCACCCCAACTATGACTGCCACCACCAGACCAAGGATGACATCATGCAACCCGATCTGATCCTGAAAAACGCCAATATCGCCAACGGCCCAAACGGTGTCGATATCGCGTGTCAGAACGGCAAGATCATCGAGATTGCCGAACATATCGATGTACCCTCGGTCGAGGTGCTTGACTGTGGTGGCATGCTGGTCAGCCCGCCCTTTGTCGACAGCCATTTCCACATGGATGCGACATTGTCACTCGGTCTGCCGCGCATGAATGAGTCGGGCACGTTGCTTGAAGGCATCGCGTTGTGGGGGGAGCTTAAACCGCTTCTGACCGCCGAAGCGGTGATTGAGCGCGCGCTTAAATATTGCGATCTGGCCGTATCAAAGGGCCTGCTTGCAATCCGCACCCATGTCGATGTTTGCGATGACCGGTTGCTGGCGGTTGATGCGTTGCTGGAAGTCAAAAGGCAGGTCGCACCCTATATCGATTTGCAGCTGGTGGCCTTCCCGCAGGATGGCTATCTGCGCAGCCCGACCGCCAAGGAAAATACCATCCGCGCCCTTGATAAGGGTGTGGATGTTGTGGGCGGTATTCCGCATTTCGAACGCACCATGGCCGATGGAGCACAAAGCATCAAAGAACTTTGCGAAATGGCGGCGGACCGTGGGCTTATGGTCGATATGCATTGCGATGAATCTGATGATCCGCTGTCGCGTCACATCGAAATGCTGGCCTATGAAACACAGCGTTTGGGGCTTCAGGGCCGGGTGGCAGGCTCACACCTGACATCGATGCACTCGATGGATAATTATTACGTTTCAAAGCTGATCGCCCTGATGGTCGAGGCAGAAGTTTCCGCCATCGCCAACCCGCTGATCAACATCACCCTTCAGGGCCGCCATGATTCCTATCCCAAGCGTCGCGGCATGACACGCGTGCCGGAATTGCGCAAGGCCGGGCTCACTGTGGCCTTCGGTCATGATTGCGTGATGGATCCCTGGTATTCGATGGGTTCTGGCGACATGCTTGAAGTTGCATCGATGGGGCTACATGTCGCACAGATGACGTCGCGCGATGATATCCGCGCCTGCTTTGACGCCGTCACCACAGAACCGGCCAAGATCATGGGTCTTGAAGGATACGGTATTGAAGTTGGCAACAATGCCGATTTCGTCATCCTGCAGGCCCGCGACACCATCGAGGCCATCCGCATGCGCGCCAACCGCCTGTTTGTTATTCGCCGGGGCAAAATCATCGCCGAAACACCAATGGCGCAAACACGCCTGCACCTGTCAGACCGCCCGGATCATGTACGCGAACACGAATACGCGCCGGGACAATGAAATATGACGCATGATCAAGTGATCTGATTGCTTTTTGCAGTCGGATAAAAGACACCGCCAACCAGAACGGACGTCCCGATGTTTTACGAGCCCGGAAACCCCCCCCACAATCTTCCACATGATCCGTTCAAGGCCTGTGTGGCGCCGCGTCCGATTGGCTGGGTATCAACCCTCGATAAAGAAGGCCGGGCCAACCTTGCGCCTTATTCCTTTTTCAATGCGGTGCATGGCAATCCGCCGATGGTAATGTTTTCATCGGGCGGGTCGGTCGACAGTTTGCGCAATGCGCGCGATACCGGCGAGTTTGTTGTTGGCGTTGCGCCGAAGGCGATGCTGAAAGAACTTAATTTTTCCTCGGCCCCGCTGCCGCCGGGCGAAGATGAGTTTGAATATGCTGGCTTGGAAAAGCTGCCGGCAAAATGCGTCAAACCGCATCTGATCAAGGGTGTGCCGATCCATATGGAATGCGAAGTGTTCCAGATTGTCGACCTGCCAAGCGCCAATCCGGAACGCCCGTGTGCGATGGTGATTGGAACTGTTGTCGGCCTGCATATCGATGATGACATCATTCGCGATGGCATGGTTGATATCACACTGTTTGAACCGCTCGCGCGGCTTGGCTATCAGGAATATGCCAGCGTTTCGGAAACCTTCACGGTCCGGCGCGAGGATTTCTGGAAGTAGTACATCCCAAACCTAGCCAAGCGTCTGATTTGTTTCATCAAAGCGACGCTCAAGTGCAAACAAACTGTCACACAGAACCCTTAATGTGAACAGGAACACAGTTCGCCCGAACATTGCGGGCTTGAGCGTAAGTGTTTTTGTGAAATTTTTCGGGGAATTCCCAGTGATGAAACGGACGTTTGCAGCCGGTCTTTTCGGTGTTACCGCCATGCTGATGGCGGGTTCTGCCATGCTGATGGCGGGTTCTGCCATGGCAGGCGAAGCCAAGGTTTTTGAAACCAAAAGCGCGATCAACAACCTTTCGACCGTCATGGTTGACGGCGGCAAGGCACGCGCGCTTACCGTCGGTTTTGGTTCCGGCGCATACCGCCGCCCGGGCGATCCGGCCAACATGTTCTATGCCGTTTCTGACCGTGGCCCGAACTTTGTCTGTGGTGATGTTGAAGCCGTGCTTGGCGTTTCTGCCGATCAGGTCTGCAAAGGGCAGAAAGTCCGCGTTTATCCGACCCCGGATTACTCGCCTTCGATCTATACCATCTTCCTGAATAACGATGGCAGCTTTGACGTCAAGGACGTCATTACGCTGAAAGACCAAAATGGCGTGCCGTTGACCGGCCTGACCAACAAGCTGACCGTGGCGAAAACCGAAAAGCCGGTCGATGCCAATGGCAATCCGCTTGAACAGTCGGTGTCCTCGATCGATGCCGAAGGGATTATTCGTCTATCTGATGGGTCCTACTGGATTGGTGAAGAAAACGGCCCGTCGATCCTGCATGCGTCGGCGGACGGCACCGTTATCGAACGTATCGTTCCGGCCGGTTCGGAAAAGGATTTCGAAGATTCGGCTTATAAAGTCACCGGTGGCCTTCCTGCCATTCTGGTCAAACGCCAGACCAACCGCGGCATTGAATCGATGGCCGTATCACCAGACGAAACCAAGCTTTACTTCATGGTTCAGAACCCGCTGGCCAACCCGAATGCCGATGCCTACAAGGCGGCCAAGAACACCCGCCTGTTCGTTTATGATCGCGCAGCGTCAAAACTGAGCGGTGAATATATCTATCAGCTGGATGACCCGCAGAGCTTCCGCAACGATCCGTCCAAAAAACAGAACGCACCGCGCATTTCCGAAGTTCTCGCCCTTGGCAATGACCGTCTTCTGGTGCTTGAACGTACTGACAAGACCACGAAGCTGCATGAAGTCGAACTTAAAGGTGCGACCAACATCCTTGCCAGCCGCTGGGATGACATGTCGACCAGTCCGACTTTGGAACAGCAAAACGATCTTGGCAGCATCAATCTTACCCCGGTTTCAAAGACGCTTCGTTTTGACAGCGCAGACTACCCGGAAGCACCGAACAAGCTTGAAGGCCTTGCCATCATGGGCGACGGTGCACTTGCGATGATCAACGACAATGACTTTGGCATCAAGGGCGATCCGACCAAGGTTATCCTGATCGACGGTCTGGTTCAGGCTGACAAATTCTGATCTGTCGTCTTACTTCTCGACAATCACAGGCGGGAAAGCTGTCATGCAGCTTTCCCGCTTTTTTATTGGGTCAAAACGGCGTAAAAGCAGGCCCATGATGGAAAACACACAGACATTCGATACCCCGGACGGCGTTGATGCCGTAATCGAGCCGATGGATGCCACCGGCTACCTCGCCCCTGTCGGCTTTGAGGATCAGCTTGAAGCCGAACTTGGCGACGTCATCGAACGCCATGACCGGTTGATGTTCGCCCCCGGTCCGGAACGGCGCGTATTCTGGGCGCAGAATGTCTGGCGCAATCCGGTGCGCATTGCCATCCCGTCGATCAAGGGTGCGGCCAAAATCCTGAAATTCAATCAGCGCAACTGGGCCCTGTTCAAGTTTGACCATTTTTCGCGCGCCAAACTGATCGAAGGCCACCTGCCCCATGTGTCTGCCAAGCGTCAGGTGTTTGGTGAACCCGCCCTGACCGCACCGCTTGGTTCATGGACGCTGATTGATCCCGATACCATCATTGCATCGGCCGATTGTTCCAGCCCGTGGAAAAACGGCGAGGTCGAGTTTGAAGAAGACAAGGTAACCCCACCCAACCGTGCCTACCTTAAACTTTGGGAAGCCTTCACCCGGCTTGGCACCTATCCGCAGGCCGGTGATCGCACCATGGATCTGGGCGGAAGCCCAGGCGGCTGGACCTGGGTTTTGCATGAATTCGGCACCGATGTGATTTCCATCGACAAGGCCCGCCTTGATGCCAAGATCGCCAATCTGCCCCGCGTTGATTTCCGTCAGGAAAGTGCCTTTGGCCTGAACCCGGAAGAAATCGGCTATATTGATTGGCTGTGCTCGGACGTGATTTGCTATCCGGATCGCCTGTTTACGCTCGTCAATCAGTGGATGGATGCCGGGATGGCAACCAATTTCATCTGCACCATCAAATTGCAGGGCGATACGGACTATTCCGCAATCACCCAGTTTGCCGATATCCCCGGATCAAAGGTCGT encodes the following:
- a CDS encoding SAM-dependent methyltransferase, with translation MENTQTFDTPDGVDAVIEPMDATGYLAPVGFEDQLEAELGDVIERHDRLMFAPGPERRVFWAQNVWRNPVRIAIPSIKGAAKILKFNQRNWALFKFDHFSRAKLIEGHLPHVSAKRQVFGEPALTAPLGSWTLIDPDTIIASADCSSPWKNGEVEFEEDKVTPPNRAYLKLWEAFTRLGTYPQAGDRTMDLGGSPGGWTWVLHEFGTDVISIDKARLDAKIANLPRVDFRQESAFGLNPEEIGYIDWLCSDVICYPDRLFTLVNQWMDAGMATNFICTIKLQGDTDYSAITQFADIPGSKVVHLYNNKHELTWMKVPGVTDQD
- a CDS encoding flavin reductase family protein — protein: MFYEPGNPPHNLPHDPFKACVAPRPIGWVSTLDKEGRANLAPYSFFNAVHGNPPMVMFSSGGSVDSLRNARDTGEFVVGVAPKAMLKELNFSSAPLPPGEDEFEYAGLEKLPAKCVKPHLIKGVPIHMECEVFQIVDLPSANPERPCAMVIGTVVGLHIDDDIIRDGMVDITLFEPLARLGYQEYASVSETFTVRREDFWK
- a CDS encoding esterase-like activity of phytase family protein, yielding MKRTFAAGLFGVTAMLMAGSAMLMAGSAMAGEAKVFETKSAINNLSTVMVDGGKARALTVGFGSGAYRRPGDPANMFYAVSDRGPNFVCGDVEAVLGVSADQVCKGQKVRVYPTPDYSPSIYTIFLNNDGSFDVKDVITLKDQNGVPLTGLTNKLTVAKTEKPVDANGNPLEQSVSSIDAEGIIRLSDGSYWIGEENGPSILHASADGTVIERIVPAGSEKDFEDSAYKVTGGLPAILVKRQTNRGIESMAVSPDETKLYFMVQNPLANPNADAYKAAKNTRLFVYDRAASKLSGEYIYQLDDPQSFRNDPSKKQNAPRISEVLALGNDRLLVLERTDKTTKLHEVELKGATNILASRWDDMSTSPTLEQQNDLGSINLTPVSKTLRFDSADYPEAPNKLEGLAIMGDGALAMINDNDFGIKGDPTKVILIDGLVQADKF
- a CDS encoding amidohydrolase family protein, producing the protein MQPDLILKNANIANGPNGVDIACQNGKIIEIAEHIDVPSVEVLDCGGMLVSPPFVDSHFHMDATLSLGLPRMNESGTLLEGIALWGELKPLLTAEAVIERALKYCDLAVSKGLLAIRTHVDVCDDRLLAVDALLEVKRQVAPYIDLQLVAFPQDGYLRSPTAKENTIRALDKGVDVVGGIPHFERTMADGAQSIKELCEMAADRGLMVDMHCDESDDPLSRHIEMLAYETQRLGLQGRVAGSHLTSMHSMDNYYVSKLIALMVEAEVSAIANPLINITLQGRHDSYPKRRGMTRVPELRKAGLTVAFGHDCVMDPWYSMGSGDMLEVASMGLHVAQMTSRDDIRACFDAVTTEPAKIMGLEGYGIEVGNNADFVILQARDTIEAIRMRANRLFVIRRGKIIAETPMAQTRLHLSDRPDHVREHEYAPGQ
- a CDS encoding ABC transporter permease, with the translated sequence MEIIDILLAASFWEAAIRIATPLIFGVLGALICERAGVLNLGIEGIFTAGAMAGWMAVWLGAGLWGGVLVAALAGGFFGLIHAILTVPLGLSQHVSGIGVTLLATSLSYFTYRTALPDVSSPPRIEPFRPLDIPFLSDLPFIGQALFSQTAMTMLALVLVLVTGWVLYRTPLGLAIRAVGDNPSSVEAQGLSVYGLRIGAVVVGSSLMALGGAFLTMSAFDAFFFGMINGRGWVCIALTVFASWRPGKALIGALLFGAFDAFQVRLQTEVGAFLPSQVFLMMPYILSIIALIVVARKADYPKALLVPWFKGQR